A window of the Brumimicrobium sp. genome harbors these coding sequences:
- a CDS encoding DNA cytosine methyltransferase, which yields MATINFYLDKPDKKGQAPIHLRINCSGTQIKLATGRKIAPELFDKQKQRAKGQTYDVIEINHYLNYLNERADELLHHSNKRTYTQEEIKDILNQHIDSYKDSHSVNIVKEQISLYGKPFTFVDLFAGAGGFSEGFLQAEYNNKYFDFIAASDINENCELTHIVRYNHQLGLNAEFLRQDITEPDFLDNFLKKIGNKTIDVVCGGPPCQSFSLAGKRKKFDKKDDLFFHYLEVIKVLQPKYFIMENVKGILTKEDGKIKDLIIQEINSIVDTKEIPVLVSFIRKMKSNNNSFILECIIKRVEIETLREAEIESGREQFIQFVDNRFKQLTPKIADYKTSKTDHRINTIRHGFNILARTKEWEKLKRDIIKEKDHCNIDSDAFVGQFTSFLTHISSENVIEQIENSFNELKVPSTYKKDCSDITTALKIYTSSFDETVDILLNLTDSKEKSALKGILDSIRLYKIEKPFVANSSNYGVPQNRERVLFIGCRKDQKFISEIPATVKENEKVTVFEALYDLDFIGNNEEAHHYELVDISKQFNGTAEKMKSLLRKRTVDGKENPKIGKSFSEWSREGRLIERYQPKTKPFYVRNFEGLQKGEKYFDILNNHKTSNQNEDVIKRLEIILKNGDYKKAQCELEECGLTSNKRNYNVLNPDSQSPTVMTIADDYIHYKTPRALTVREMARLQSFDDSFVFQGKRSTGGNNRKTEVPQYTLVGNAVPPLMARAIAMEILKNIK from the coding sequence ATGGCAACAATAAATTTCTATCTCGACAAACCAGACAAAAAAGGACAAGCTCCCATTCACCTTAGAATTAATTGCTCTGGGACACAAATAAAACTAGCTACTGGACGGAAAATTGCTCCTGAACTTTTTGACAAACAAAAACAACGTGCTAAGGGACAGACTTATGACGTAATTGAAATCAACCATTATCTAAATTATCTTAATGAACGGGCAGACGAACTTTTGCATCATTCAAACAAACGAACATACACCCAAGAAGAAATAAAAGACATTCTTAATCAGCACATTGACAGTTACAAAGACAGTCATTCCGTAAACATTGTAAAAGAACAAATTTCACTTTACGGTAAACCATTCACATTTGTTGACCTTTTCGCTGGGGCAGGTGGTTTTAGTGAAGGTTTTTTACAAGCAGAGTACAACAACAAGTATTTTGATTTTATTGCAGCAAGCGACATCAATGAAAATTGTGAACTAACACATATTGTAAGATACAACCATCAATTAGGTTTAAATGCCGAATTTCTAAGACAAGACATTACTGAGCCTGATTTTTTAGACAATTTCCTTAAAAAAATTGGTAACAAAACAATAGACGTAGTTTGTGGTGGTCCTCCTTGCCAGAGTTTCAGTTTGGCAGGAAAAAGAAAAAAGTTCGACAAAAAAGACGACCTATTTTTTCATTATCTGGAAGTCATAAAAGTTTTACAGCCTAAATACTTCATAATGGAGAATGTAAAAGGTATTCTGACCAAAGAAGATGGCAAAATCAAAGATTTGATAATTCAAGAAATCAACTCAATTGTTGACACGAAAGAAATACCTGTTTTGGTTTCGTTTATCAGAAAAATGAAATCGAACAACAACAGTTTTATTCTTGAATGCATTATCAAACGTGTTGAAATTGAAACACTAAGAGAAGCGGAAATTGAAAGTGGAAGAGAGCAGTTCATTCAGTTTGTAGATAATCGTTTCAAACAACTAACTCCCAAAATTGCAGACTACAAGACCAGTAAAACCGACCACAGAATAAATACGATTCGACACGGTTTTAATATTCTGGCACGGACAAAAGAATGGGAAAAATTAAAACGTGACATCATTAAAGAAAAAGACCATTGTAATATTGACAGTGATGCTTTTGTTGGACAATTTACATCGTTTCTAACTCACATCAGTTCAGAAAATGTTATTGAACAAATTGAAAATTCTTTCAATGAATTAAAAGTTCCAAGCACATACAAAAAAGACTGTTCAGACATAACCACAGCACTCAAAATTTACACATCATCATTTGATGAAACAGTTGACATTTTATTAAATCTTACAGACAGCAAAGAAAAATCGGCTTTGAAAGGAATTTTGGACAGCATTAGACTATACAAAATTGAAAAGCCATTCGTTGCTAATTCATCAAATTACGGTGTGCCTCAAAATAGAGAAAGAGTTTTGTTTATAGGTTGCCGTAAAGACCAAAAATTCATTTCTGAAATTCCTGCAACAGTCAAGGAAAATGAAAAGGTTACTGTATTTGAAGCTTTGTATGACCTTGACTTCATTGGCAATAATGAAGAAGCTCATCATTATGAGTTAGTTGATATTTCAAAGCAGTTCAACGGAACGGCTGAAAAAATGAAAAGCCTTTTAAGAAAACGAACAGTTGATGGAAAAGAAAATCCGAAGATTGGAAAATCATTTTCAGAGTGGTCGAGAGAAGGAAGATTAATTGAAAGGTATCAACCTAAGACCAAACCCTTTTACGTTAGAAATTTTGAAGGTCTTCAAAAAGGGGAAAAATATTTTGACATACTTAATAATCACAAAACGAGTAATCAAAACGAAGATGTTATCAAACGACTCGAAATCATTTTAAAAAATGGTGATTACAAAAAGGCACAATGCGAATTAGAAGAATGTGGATTAACTTCAAATAAAAGGAACTACAACGTATTAAATCCAGACTCACAAAGCCCAACTGTAATGACCATAGCCGATGACTATATTCATTACAAAACCCCCAGAGCTTTAACAGTTAGAGAAATGGCAAGACTACAATCATTTGATGATTCTTTTGTGTTTCAAGGGAAACGTTCAACCGGTGGCAACAATAGAAAAACTGAAGTTCCTCAATATACTTTAGTTGGAAATGCTGTTCCGCCATTAATGGCAAGAGCCATTGCAATGGAAATTTTAAAAAATATCAAATGA
- a CDS encoding MvaI/BcnI family restriction endonuclease: MRVLTSEEQSKIKLLTKNQVSLTLIEPTETGLKKSIMDATGSVRSFLKENQIHDYDLQGQGPENKVQINAIIYEDFKVTNSTASLYRPQTKKGDPRIWFSGLTKVANPNDIVAIIYFADSFHIFNLTQLNVEALLNSNISNPLKELILEISGKATEIAFELLAMLRKVASSGPIKSMVAADTSVGRTLETALGIDINSSKQPDYKGIELKSFRSSRTNRKNLFAQVPDWTLSKFKSSAEILDAFGYKRGDDFKLYCTVSAITRNSQGLALKLDSDIKQLIENSDKTEIGDFVVWPLNTLHNRLLEKHKETFWVEATSTYIDGIEHFQYSMVEHTKKPITSQFDILIDQGIITLDHLIKRNTNGKVVEKGPIFKIKPSGLDLLFPPSEKYNLI; the protein is encoded by the coding sequence ATGAGAGTACTTACATCGGAAGAACAGAGTAAAATAAAATTGTTGACCAAAAATCAAGTTTCGTTAACACTTATAGAACCAACAGAAACAGGTTTGAAAAAATCTATAATGGATGCAACTGGTTCTGTAAGAAGTTTTTTAAAGGAAAACCAAATTCACGACTATGATTTGCAGGGACAAGGTCCTGAAAATAAGGTTCAAATAAATGCTATCATTTACGAAGATTTCAAAGTAACCAATTCAACAGCCTCACTTTACAGACCACAAACAAAAAAAGGAGACCCAAGAATTTGGTTTTCTGGACTTACTAAAGTTGCAAATCCGAATGACATTGTTGCAATAATTTATTTTGCTGACTCATTTCACATTTTCAATCTCACGCAACTAAATGTTGAAGCATTATTAAATTCAAACATATCAAATCCTCTAAAAGAACTGATTTTAGAGATTAGTGGGAAAGCAACTGAAATAGCTTTTGAACTTTTGGCAATGCTTCGCAAAGTTGCAAGTTCAGGTCCTATTAAGTCAATGGTTGCAGCCGACACATCCGTTGGACGAACACTTGAAACTGCGTTGGGAATTGACATTAATTCTTCAAAACAGCCAGACTACAAAGGAATCGAACTTAAATCTTTCAGAAGTAGTAGAACAAATAGAAAGAATTTATTTGCTCAGGTTCCAGACTGGACTTTGAGCAAATTCAAAAGCTCAGCAGAAATTTTGGATGCATTTGGCTACAAACGTGGTGACGACTTCAAATTGTATTGCACAGTTTCAGCCATAACAAGAAACTCTCAAGGTCTTGCTTTAAAATTGGATTCTGATATTAAGCAGTTAATTGAGAACTCCGATAAAACAGAAATTGGCGACTTTGTTGTTTGGCCATTAAATACACTTCATAACAGACTACTTGAAAAACACAAAGAAACTTTCTGGGTTGAAGCTACAAGTACATACATTGACGGAATTGAGCATTTTCAATATTCAATGGTAGAACACACGAAAAAGCCAATTACATCTCAGTTTGACATACTTATTGACCAAGGAATAATAACTTTAGACCATTTAATAAAACGGAATACAAACGGAAAAGTAGTAGAGAAAGGTCCCATTTTCAAAATCAAACCAAGCGGACTTGACTTACTATTTCCTCCAAGTGAAAAATATAATTTGATATAA